A genomic segment from Blastococcus sp. PRF04-17 encodes:
- a CDS encoding metallophosphoesterase, whose product MSLIGLLGFGTVVLLAMFLLHSYLWFRLVRSTTRPGRARRRLTWLTVALMLLPVLAVALRRTLPLDVAAPVDWLAFSWLGIAFYAFLALLALEPIRLAGRFWLGRTAPQPVRSGAPGTTAGVGSPGSVPDPSRRLFLARGLAVTAGAVALGTAGTGAYFANSPPVVRRIPVTLAGLDPALDGLRIVTFSDAHLSATYGGRRFERLVELVNEQRPDVVAIVGDLVDGSVSELREEAAPLADLVSEQGVFFVTGNHEYFVDTQEWMRHLPTLGIDVLRNERVAIRRGSASFDLAGVDDRTAERSGVPGHGADIAKALDGQDDATPVVLLAHQPWMIDQARAAGVGLQLSGHTHGGQLWPFDYAIRLDQPAVEGLSRHGDTQLYVTTGAGYWGPAMRVGARPEVSVVELRAP is encoded by the coding sequence GTGTCCCTGATCGGTCTGCTGGGTTTCGGGACCGTCGTCCTGCTCGCGATGTTCCTGCTGCACAGCTACCTGTGGTTCCGGCTGGTCCGCAGCACCACGCGCCCCGGGCGCGCCCGCCGACGGCTGACCTGGCTGACGGTCGCCCTGATGCTGCTGCCGGTGCTGGCGGTCGCGCTGCGCCGCACGCTGCCGCTGGATGTGGCGGCGCCCGTCGACTGGCTCGCCTTCAGCTGGCTCGGGATCGCCTTCTACGCCTTCCTGGCCCTGCTGGCGCTGGAGCCCATCCGTCTCGCGGGCCGGTTCTGGCTCGGCAGGACGGCACCGCAGCCGGTGCGCAGCGGTGCGCCGGGGACGACGGCGGGGGTCGGGTCCCCGGGCTCCGTGCCGGATCCGTCGCGGCGGCTCTTCCTCGCCCGGGGCCTCGCCGTCACGGCGGGCGCCGTCGCCCTCGGGACCGCCGGGACGGGCGCCTACTTCGCGAACTCCCCACCGGTGGTCCGGCGGATCCCCGTGACGCTCGCGGGGCTCGACCCTGCCCTCGACGGGCTGCGGATCGTCACCTTCTCCGACGCCCACCTGTCGGCCACCTACGGCGGCCGGCGCTTCGAACGGCTGGTGGAGCTGGTCAACGAGCAGCGTCCGGACGTCGTGGCGATCGTCGGCGACCTCGTGGACGGCAGTGTCTCCGAGCTGCGCGAGGAGGCGGCTCCGCTCGCCGACCTCGTCAGCGAGCAGGGCGTCTTCTTCGTCACCGGCAACCACGAGTACTTCGTGGACACGCAGGAGTGGATGCGGCACCTGCCCACCCTCGGCATCGACGTCCTGCGCAACGAGCGCGTGGCGATCCGGCGTGGCTCCGCCTCGTTCGACCTCGCCGGGGTCGACGACCGCACCGCGGAGCGGTCCGGGGTCCCCGGGCACGGGGCCGACATCGCCAAGGCGCTCGACGGCCAGGACGACGCCACGCCCGTCGTCCTGCTCGCCCACCAGCCGTGGATGATCGACCAGGCGCGGGCGGCCGGGGTCGGGCTGCAGCTGTCCGGTCACACCCACGGCGGACAGCTGTGGCCGTTCGACTACGCGATCCGGCTGGACCAGCCCGCGGTCGAGGGGCTCTCCCGGCACGGGGACACCCAGCTGTACGTGACGACCGGCGCCGGCTACTGGGGACCGGCGATGCGGGTGGGCGCCCGTCCGGAGGTCAGCGTCGTGGAGCTGCGCGCCCCCTGA